From one Rhodoferax sp. PAMC 29310 genomic stretch:
- a CDS encoding tetratricopeptide repeat protein codes for MQKILESRIKAAEQLKDATHVRVAVLSLFRIGLQHACVSLGEWIAAALHDDPSKLASYTAIDLKEFSTPSDGGLVALLSQLLVSAENIGWRHVGKVYWEQFEYRSELKQLTGISKGNIETVLASFVRMRNDSGEGHGISGAYSPETDVAVLRALIERTSGFLPTAGKDGQTLLLPALGDSPATAVTTLKLFDGDPICYRRLRRTSAGRLQVDAQVQRTLLSRVDVSYEINNVLMELPRPATPEYRIAEPVWTDHWRPFVFVPDRLASEDVFTGRVGEMSALAEWVDDPDSRKCMVHGDGGVGKTTLVVEFLHRFLEGRTGVAWRPELITFYTTKKTRWGLNGLEHISAQDIGVADVALDIARMLTTPNLDRSWFDKSPKDVIQKLGSLLAEMKISRDAHLIVLDNTETMARSDADVQSLAQQINELSRRVGRVILTSRRREQIEALPIQTENWTEEEGAEFLKKRGHALNCTSIAQAGVSTLKRYSRTLVNKPIALEVFVQAASAPGIGLDNALQRVQRMQRQDLGQFLYDDAWARLSPGLRRLLLLMSRVGDAHDQYLLQLCCQRADVTVAAASDAIEESRGIATINRFEGVLQITFNPEFFQYCAERTELVEGKRTPTDEDVLWVRRRYAEFVASASSQVYDRNIRAFRVLSARAAWNAFTEERAEVLDYYEIAAMEDPDNGWFFERYAHTLMKLRKFDLALEKAKKAELLRPEDQEVQFTKGMIEARSGLVGDSLASLANAERLGKPKHLCDLQRAYAYVHASPKQSREAETCLSHALRNAPKDKFLSRFVSEATALQRRHFPNSGQF; via the coding sequence ATGCAGAAGATACTTGAGAGCAGGATAAAAGCGGCCGAGCAACTAAAAGATGCAACGCATGTACGTGTAGCGGTCCTTAGTTTGTTCAGAATTGGACTCCAACATGCTTGTGTTTCTCTTGGCGAGTGGATCGCGGCTGCGCTACACGATGATCCGAGCAAGCTTGCTTCATACACAGCGATAGACCTTAAAGAGTTCAGCACTCCATCAGATGGTGGACTTGTGGCTTTGCTGTCACAACTGCTAGTTTCGGCAGAGAACATCGGATGGCGTCATGTTGGCAAGGTGTATTGGGAACAATTCGAGTACCGAAGCGAACTGAAGCAGCTAACTGGAATTTCTAAGGGGAACATTGAAACGGTACTTGCGTCTTTCGTGCGCATGCGAAATGACAGCGGTGAGGGCCACGGAATATCTGGCGCCTACAGCCCAGAAACAGATGTTGCGGTTTTACGTGCTTTGATCGAGAGAACATCTGGGTTCTTGCCTACGGCCGGAAAGGATGGTCAAACGTTGCTTCTACCGGCGTTGGGAGATTCGCCTGCCACTGCGGTTACCACTCTGAAGCTTTTTGACGGTGACCCTATTTGCTACAGGCGTTTACGACGAACATCTGCTGGGCGTTTGCAAGTCGATGCACAGGTACAGCGGACACTGCTTAGTCGCGTCGATGTGAGCTACGAAATCAACAACGTCTTAATGGAATTGCCCAGACCGGCGACACCTGAGTACCGCATCGCTGAACCAGTTTGGACTGACCATTGGAGACCTTTTGTTTTTGTTCCGGATCGTCTTGCCTCAGAAGACGTTTTCACGGGACGCGTGGGAGAAATGAGTGCTCTTGCCGAATGGGTCGATGACCCTGATTCTAGGAAGTGCATGGTTCACGGTGATGGCGGTGTTGGAAAGACGACTCTTGTAGTTGAATTTCTTCATCGCTTTTTGGAGGGGAGAACGGGTGTTGCATGGCGTCCTGAGTTAATCACCTTCTACACCACTAAGAAAACTCGTTGGGGATTGAATGGGCTCGAACATATTTCAGCACAAGATATTGGTGTGGCAGATGTAGCCTTAGACATTGCCAGAATGCTGACTACACCGAACCTTGATAGAAGCTGGTTCGACAAAAGTCCTAAGGATGTAATCCAGAAGCTTGGATCACTTCTTGCCGAGATGAAGATTAGCCGGGACGCGCATCTGATAGTTTTGGATAACACTGAGACCATGGCGCGCAGTGACGCCGACGTACAGTCATTGGCACAGCAAATTAATGAATTGTCACGCCGAGTAGGGCGAGTAATCCTAACTTCCCGACGAAGAGAGCAAATCGAAGCACTACCGATACAGACAGAAAATTGGACCGAAGAGGAGGGAGCCGAATTCCTAAAAAAGCGTGGGCACGCACTTAACTGTACTTCTATAGCTCAAGCTGGAGTTTCAACCCTCAAGCGGTATTCGCGTACGTTAGTGAATAAACCAATTGCTCTGGAAGTCTTTGTGCAGGCAGCGTCTGCGCCAGGCATTGGACTAGACAATGCTCTCCAACGCGTTCAGCGTATGCAGCGCCAAGACTTGGGTCAATTTTTGTACGACGACGCGTGGGCCCGACTTTCTCCGGGTCTACGTCGACTGCTGCTACTAATGAGTAGGGTTGGTGACGCACACGATCAGTATTTGCTTCAGCTTTGTTGCCAACGGGCTGACGTGACGGTTGCTGCTGCAAGTGATGCGATCGAGGAGAGTCGAGGGATCGCTACGATAAACCGCTTTGAGGGAGTGCTTCAGATTACCTTTAATCCGGAGTTTTTTCAATACTGCGCCGAGCGGACAGAACTGGTAGAGGGGAAGCGTACACCGACGGATGAAGATGTACTTTGGGTTCGACGGCGCTATGCAGAATTTGTCGCAAGTGCAAGTTCTCAAGTTTACGATCGAAACATCAGGGCCTTTCGTGTGCTTTCGGCGCGAGCAGCATGGAATGCATTTACTGAAGAGCGTGCAGAGGTGCTAGATTATTACGAGATCGCTGCCATGGAAGATCCCGACAATGGGTGGTTCTTTGAGCGATATGCGCATACGTTGATGAAGTTGAGGAAATTTGATCTTGCGCTTGAAAAAGCCAAAAAGGCAGAACTGCTGCGTCCAGAGGACCAAGAAGTTCAGTTCACCAAGGGCATGATCGAAGCCCGGAGTGGTCTGGTCGGCGATAGCCTCGCGAGTCTGGCGAACGCTGAGAGGCTCGGCAAACCAAAACATCTGTGTGACTTGCAAAGAGCTTATGCATACGTACATGCATCGCCAAAACAATCTCGCGAGGCAGAGACATGCCTCAGCCATGCCCTCCGCAATGCGCCGAAAGACAAGTTTCTTAGTCGTTTTGTTTCTGAGGCTACCGCTCTTCAGCGGCGTCATTTTCCTAATTCCGGTCAATTTTGA
- a CDS encoding NYN domain-containing protein: MNSQPKHQLPSVALYWDFENLHASLSEARLGEGSYGKPDGRFKLQEPVVDVAAVVEFALALGPLAINRAYCNWQFFGRYRDALLQGAVELVQLFPPGAAAKNGADIRLCLDAMQDIERFEHVGSVVIVGGDSDFMPVAQKVKAAGRRLIGIGDRKSTNRHWAKSCDEFIYYDRLVDPMAMPAEPDHSPAALVPRAIRLLARNTGEPWVARAAVWQMVQRMDATLDLQEQGFDSFSDLLTRLNASVEQGAGAWENHLRLRQP; the protein is encoded by the coding sequence GTGAATTCACAACCCAAACATCAACTGCCTTCGGTCGCCCTTTATTGGGATTTTGAGAACTTGCACGCCAGTCTGTCCGAGGCCCGTCTGGGTGAAGGCAGCTACGGCAAACCGGATGGCCGCTTCAAGCTGCAGGAACCTGTGGTTGACGTGGCGGCAGTGGTGGAGTTTGCGTTGGCCTTGGGGCCACTGGCCATCAACCGGGCCTATTGCAACTGGCAGTTTTTTGGTCGCTACCGCGATGCACTGCTGCAAGGCGCAGTGGAACTGGTGCAACTCTTTCCTCCGGGCGCCGCGGCCAAGAACGGGGCCGACATACGGCTCTGTCTGGACGCCATGCAGGACATTGAGCGCTTTGAGCACGTTGGTTCGGTGGTGATTGTGGGCGGCGACAGTGATTTCATGCCAGTGGCGCAAAAGGTCAAGGCGGCAGGGCGTCGACTGATTGGCATTGGTGACCGCAAATCGACCAACCGGCATTGGGCCAAAAGCTGCGATGAGTTCATTTACTACGACCGTCTGGTGGACCCGATGGCAATGCCAGCCGAGCCCGATCATTCCCCTGCGGCCCTGGTGCCCCGCGCCATTCGGCTGTTGGCTCGAAACACCGGCGAGCCTTGGGTGGCGCGTGCGGCGGTGTGGCAGATGGTTCAGCGCATGGACGCTACGCTGGACCTGCAGGAGCAGGGTTTTGACAGCTTTTCGGACCTTCTGACCCGCCTCAACGCGTCGGTAGAGCAGGGAGCTGGCGCGTGGGAAAACCACTTGCGTCTGCGCCAGCCCTAA
- a CDS encoding AlpA family transcriptional regulator, with amino-acid sequence MSIQSLDKPAAIPVPSKARVYDYTGLNESGLIRLQRSGQTLLVRGAVYARVSPIAEKAKTLLVKVNTSPGFERGPQDKSFLARSLTGEIFRIIGIVEKTVKPVQGVEIKRVHTFVQRPSQMLDVQNKPLSKHEAPSTAQLPPQSKDSHQPLGDVKKEAKLARLNREFQRVNAQRASSIDPAVRMAFAAHYLGESESNLYRKKAEGQFPQAIQRGKGAFWLMSDLDAFKAGTWRPAT; translated from the coding sequence ATGAGCATTCAATCCCTAGATAAACCTGCGGCCATCCCCGTTCCATCAAAGGCGCGGGTATACGACTACACAGGACTGAATGAGTCTGGCCTTATCAGACTGCAAAGAAGCGGCCAAACCTTGCTCGTTAGAGGTGCTGTTTACGCGCGCGTCAGCCCAATCGCGGAGAAGGCCAAAACGCTTCTCGTGAAAGTAAACACCAGTCCTGGCTTTGAACGCGGCCCGCAGGACAAGAGTTTCCTTGCCCGCTCCCTGACGGGCGAAATCTTTCGCATCATAGGTATCGTTGAAAAGACAGTGAAACCCGTTCAAGGCGTTGAGATAAAAAGGGTTCACACGTTTGTTCAACGCCCATCCCAGATGCTCGACGTCCAGAACAAGCCGCTGTCCAAGCACGAAGCCCCCTCAACGGCACAGCTACCGCCTCAATCCAAAGACTCGCACCAACCTCTCGGTGATGTAAAAAAAGAAGCCAAACTTGCGCGATTGAATAGAGAGTTTCAGCGCGTGAATGCACAACGGGCCAGCTCCATCGACCCAGCCGTCCGCATGGCGTTTGCCGCACATTACCTCGGCGAGTCAGAGTCCAACCTGTACCGGAAGAAAGCTGAGGGCCAGTTTCCGCAAGCCATTCAGCGAGGCAAAGGCGCGTTCTGGCTGATGTCTGATCTTGACGCATTCAAGGCAGGTACATGGAGGCCGGCAACCTGA
- a CDS encoding VF530 family DNA-binding protein: MESSETPPASPSKPPTQAHNPLHGLTLEAIVTALADFYGWDELGQRIPVRCFVLDPSVKSSLKFLRKTPWAREKVEGLYLFMLREQRRGDQSR, from the coding sequence ATGGAATCGTCTGAAACACCCCCCGCATCCCCTTCCAAGCCGCCCACTCAGGCGCACAACCCGCTGCACGGCCTGACGCTGGAGGCCATCGTCACGGCCTTGGCCGACTTTTACGGCTGGGACGAGTTGGGCCAGCGCATTCCCGTGCGCTGCTTTGTGCTGGACCCCAGCGTCAAGTCCAGCCTCAAGTTTTTGCGCAAAACCCCTTGGGCGCGCGAAAAAGTCGAAGGCCTCTACCTGTTTATGTTGCGAGAACAGCGGCGAGGTGACCAGTCTCGTTAA
- a CDS encoding integrase arm-type DNA-binding domain-containing protein — MDDAAKNNKSKTQKSRARNRFTAVAVRNLNEVGYHHDGGGLYLQVSPTKTKSWVLRYTLNKSVRYMGLGSAADWTLAEARERAHKYRQLLTDGIDPQTFREQERLHRTAQETEASRLRRTFAECAKEYHDANADDWKNTKHKDQWINTLTTYAFPVFGKVPMSQLTRDQIRQALLPIWKSKAETASRVLQRIRTTINYGAAMGYCNGLDSEQWVQLKETLPNNSKQLAGENHPSCPDGQVGAVLHAVMRGTSSDAVKLAFAFIVLTAARSGEVRFAMWEEIDLETRMWTIPKERMKSERKHTVPLSKAALSILTRAKELRPELFTEKTKPTGLIFTNLNGGALSDMTFTQVLRRMKVDHTMHGFRASFRTWGASTTNYEHEMLEFALAHVVGDKTVRAYLRSDMVEKRHHLMQDWADYIKSKEGATLVLRPE, encoded by the coding sequence ATGGACGATGCAGCCAAAAACAATAAATCAAAAACCCAAAAAAGCCGCGCCCGTAATAGGTTTACGGCGGTCGCAGTGCGCAATCTCAACGAGGTTGGTTATCATCATGATGGCGGAGGACTCTATTTGCAGGTTAGCCCCACCAAAACAAAATCTTGGGTGCTTCGGTACACATTGAATAAGTCTGTCCGATACATGGGCTTGGGCTCTGCTGCTGACTGGACTTTGGCCGAGGCCCGAGAACGTGCCCACAAGTACCGTCAATTGCTAACCGATGGAATAGACCCTCAGACCTTCCGCGAACAAGAACGCTTGCATAGGACTGCCCAAGAAACAGAAGCATCGCGACTGCGGCGCACGTTTGCCGAATGTGCAAAGGAGTACCACGATGCCAATGCAGACGATTGGAAAAACACCAAGCACAAAGACCAGTGGATTAACACCCTGACCACCTACGCTTTTCCAGTCTTTGGAAAAGTCCCCATGAGCCAATTGACCCGTGACCAGATTCGCCAAGCCCTGCTGCCTATTTGGAAATCCAAAGCGGAAACTGCTTCACGTGTGTTGCAGCGTATCCGCACCACCATTAACTACGGTGCAGCAATGGGGTATTGCAATGGTCTTGATAGTGAACAGTGGGTTCAGTTGAAAGAAACCCTACCCAACAATAGCAAGCAGTTGGCAGGGGAGAATCATCCATCTTGTCCGGATGGTCAAGTCGGAGCAGTGCTCCACGCAGTCATGCGCGGTACATCGTCTGATGCCGTGAAGTTGGCTTTTGCCTTCATTGTCCTAACCGCTGCTCGCTCAGGCGAAGTTCGTTTCGCCATGTGGGAGGAGATTGATCTTGAGACTCGCATGTGGACGATTCCCAAAGAGCGAATGAAGTCAGAGCGCAAGCACACGGTTCCATTGTCAAAAGCTGCCCTGTCGATTCTCACCCGCGCAAAAGAGTTGCGCCCTGAACTGTTCACCGAAAAAACCAAGCCGACTGGTCTGATTTTCACTAACTTGAATGGCGGCGCTCTTAGCGACATGACATTCACGCAGGTACTACGCCGTATGAAGGTCGATCACACCATGCATGGCTTTAGAGCCAGTTTTCGCACATGGGGGGCATCGACTACCAACTACGAGCATGAAATGTTGGAGTTTGCACTGGCGCACGTTGTTGGCGACAAAACGGTGCGGGCCTACCTTCGATCAGATATGGTTGAGAAGCGCCATCACTTGATGCAGGACTGGGCCGACTACATCAAGTCAAAGGAGGGTGCAACGCTGGTGCTAAGGCCCGAATGA
- a CDS encoding SGNH/GDSL hydrolase family protein, which yields MTFKFLRALLLPLVLSVPLGAMAGPYSSMIVFGDSLSDTGNLSLASSGFYPELANGPYSGGRYSDGPVWVEGLASGLGLPGAATPYLLGGNNYAYAGARTGVDLSPPGVLAQALGIWGATHTGPADPNALYVVVGGGNDMRDARSVIGGDSLTRMTAAASAFNNLATTVTYLANKGVKNMLIANLPDLGFTPEAIRLGLQAESSDASAAFNSFFGSLMGYGSSLGVHMNLLDMAGIATDVRLNPSLYGVTNTNKPCAGFLGSEGASCAQSAFSDELHPSALVHSLFARSALVVLGVPEPGSLALFGLAVIALVAVRRRQTS from the coding sequence ATGACATTTAAATTTTTGCGTGCCCTCCTTCTTCCCCTCGTTCTAAGCGTGCCGTTGGGCGCCATGGCTGGGCCCTACAGCAGCATGATTGTCTTTGGTGACAGCTTGTCGGACACGGGCAACCTGTCGCTTGCATCAAGCGGCTTTTACCCAGAGCTTGCCAATGGCCCCTATAGCGGCGGACGATATTCCGATGGACCCGTTTGGGTGGAAGGGCTCGCTTCTGGATTGGGCCTGCCCGGAGCCGCCACGCCTTATCTATTAGGCGGGAACAACTACGCCTACGCGGGTGCGCGGACAGGTGTCGACCTTTCTCCCCCTGGCGTTCTGGCGCAAGCGTTAGGAATTTGGGGTGCCACTCACACTGGTCCTGCTGACCCCAATGCACTGTATGTGGTGGTTGGCGGTGGCAACGATATGCGCGATGCCCGCTCGGTAATTGGGGGTGATTCCCTCACGCGAATGACTGCAGCGGCCTCGGCGTTCAACAACTTGGCGACCACGGTTACCTATCTGGCAAATAAGGGTGTGAAAAACATGCTGATCGCCAACCTGCCCGACCTCGGTTTCACCCCGGAAGCCATCAGGCTGGGATTGCAGGCCGAATCCTCTGACGCCTCCGCTGCATTCAATAGCTTTTTTGGCTCATTGATGGGGTACGGAAGCTCGCTGGGTGTGCATATGAACTTGCTAGACATGGCAGGCATTGCGACTGACGTGCGCTTGAACCCCTCCTTGTATGGCGTCACCAATACGAATAAGCCTTGCGCAGGCTTTTTGGGCTCGGAGGGCGCCAGCTGCGCGCAGTCCGCATTTTCAGATGAACTCCATCCCTCTGCCCTGGTTCACTCACTCTTCGCGCGGTCCGCATTGGTGGTGTTGGGAGTGCCTGAGCCGGGCTCGCTCGCGCTCTTTGGATTGGCTGTGATCGCGCTGGTGGCGGTGCGCCGTCGTCAGACCAGCTAA
- a CDS encoding DNA cytosine methyltransferase, producing the protein MLDITDQTMSNDSSSMKRSSTRAKANKKIKVVSLFSGCGGMDLGFVGGFDLLGKRYAQNPFEIVWANDFNAAACRSYANNIGKHIHHGDIWELMNAVPKAADLVIGGFPCQDISINGKGAGVDGKRSGLYRAMVEVVSRTKPKVFVAENVKGLLMKHNASSLERVLTDFRALGYNVTFQLYNAADYGVPQSRERVIIVGTLPTIPQFQPPKATHDKNTHITAQIAIGDLAEMPESETFNHVWSRAKKSAEQGSRRMIADRPGYTIRSECHGNIQFHYDLPRRISMREAARFQSFPDSYIFDAKLRETERQVGNAVPPVLAWHIAKAVERCFIK; encoded by the coding sequence ATGCTTGATATCACCGACCAAACCATGTCCAACGATTCATCTTCAATGAAGCGCTCTTCGACAAGGGCCAAGGCCAACAAAAAAATCAAGGTGGTTTCATTGTTTTCCGGGTGTGGGGGAATGGATTTAGGCTTTGTGGGTGGATTTGATCTTCTCGGAAAACGCTACGCACAGAACCCTTTCGAGATCGTTTGGGCCAATGACTTTAACGCTGCGGCCTGCCGCTCATACGCAAACAATATCGGCAAACATATCCATCATGGGGATATCTGGGAACTCATGAATGCGGTTCCGAAGGCGGCCGATCTTGTTATTGGGGGCTTTCCCTGCCAAGACATTTCAATTAACGGCAAAGGCGCTGGGGTGGACGGCAAGAGAAGCGGGCTCTATCGAGCGATGGTTGAGGTCGTGTCTAGAACCAAGCCCAAAGTGTTCGTTGCAGAAAACGTAAAGGGGCTGTTGATGAAGCACAATGCCAGCTCGCTGGAACGAGTGCTTACAGACTTTAGGGCGCTTGGTTACAACGTAACATTTCAACTGTACAACGCGGCTGACTATGGTGTCCCTCAGTCGCGCGAGCGAGTGATAATTGTAGGAACACTGCCTACCATTCCACAATTTCAACCGCCAAAGGCCACCCACGACAAAAACACTCATATTACGGCCCAAATCGCCATTGGCGACCTAGCAGAGATGCCAGAAAGTGAAACGTTCAACCACGTTTGGAGTCGCGCGAAAAAGAGTGCTGAACAGGGTAGCCGCCGCATGATTGCCGACCGTCCGGGCTATACGATCCGCTCAGAATGCCACGGCAACATTCAATTCCATTACGATCTTCCCCGACGCATATCAATGAGGGAGGCTGCTCGCTTTCAATCGTTCCCTGACAGTTACATCTTTGATGCAAAGCTACGCGAAACGGAACGGCAAGTCGGCAACGCAGTCCCTCCAGTTTTAGCTTGGCATATTGCCAAAGCCGTCGAGCGCTGTTTTATCAAATAA
- a CDS encoding Na/Pi cotransporter family protein encodes MSLWALSTNLVGGLGLFLLGMSMMTDGLKLAAGPALERILAGATRTRWHALGSGVMVTALVQSSSAVTVAAIGFVNAGLLSLGPALWVLFGANVGTTMTGWIIALIGLKFKIEALALPLIGVGVMLRLTGEGQRRGAIGTALAGFGLLFLGIAMLQSSFTGLAGQIELPQGEGPLAVLAQVAIGALMTVLMQSSSASMAIALTAAQGGLLTTQGAAAVVIGANIGTTVTAMLAAIGATPNARRAAAAQVMFNLITALVALALLPWLIGALGAGSEALGLPHDPAAKLALFHSIFNILGVLLMWPLASHLTRWLQARFKRREDDEAQVQHLDDNVLPVPALAVEALVREVARVGHVAIRMVSAALHGASQIDLARDHAIVTQLDAAIATFVERMNRSAMPQRASERLAQVLRVLRYHETTAEQAKAAAPLGHIAPKERLAQTAHAAFLVQTEALLALCDPQAYDPETAALDAAASEMETAYETLKASLLAAGAVGGTRLSDMEEALRRYSALRRAAQQATKARRRWPAPDSPSEP; translated from the coding sequence ATGAGCTTGTGGGCGCTTTCCACCAATCTGGTAGGCGGCTTGGGCCTGTTCCTGCTCGGCATGTCGATGATGACCGACGGCCTGAAGTTGGCCGCCGGCCCGGCCCTCGAGCGCATCCTGGCCGGCGCCACACGTACCCGTTGGCATGCCCTGGGCTCAGGCGTGATGGTGACGGCGTTGGTGCAGTCGTCCAGTGCCGTCACCGTGGCGGCCATTGGTTTTGTCAATGCCGGCCTGCTGTCACTGGGTCCCGCGTTATGGGTGCTATTCGGCGCCAACGTGGGCACCACGATGACGGGCTGGATCATTGCGCTGATTGGGCTGAAATTCAAGATTGAAGCACTGGCCTTGCCTCTGATTGGTGTGGGCGTCATGCTTCGCCTCACCGGGGAGGGCCAGCGCCGCGGCGCTATTGGTACCGCCCTGGCCGGTTTTGGACTGTTGTTTCTGGGCATTGCCATGCTCCAGTCATCGTTCACCGGGCTGGCGGGGCAAATTGAACTGCCGCAAGGTGAGGGCCCACTGGCTGTGCTGGCCCAAGTCGCAATCGGGGCGTTAATGACGGTGCTGATGCAGTCCTCCAGCGCCTCCATGGCCATTGCACTCACCGCCGCGCAAGGTGGCCTACTCACAACCCAGGGGGCCGCAGCCGTGGTCATCGGGGCCAATATTGGCACCACGGTGACCGCTATGCTGGCCGCCATTGGTGCCACCCCCAATGCACGCCGGGCAGCGGCGGCACAGGTGATGTTCAACCTGATCACAGCATTGGTGGCGCTGGCACTGCTACCTTGGCTAATTGGTGCATTGGGCGCGGGCAGCGAAGCATTGGGGCTCCCCCATGACCCGGCTGCCAAACTGGCGCTGTTCCACTCGATCTTCAACATTCTGGGCGTGCTGCTGATGTGGCCATTGGCCAGCCACCTGACACGCTGGCTTCAGGCCCGTTTCAAACGGCGCGAAGACGACGAAGCGCAGGTTCAGCATCTGGACGACAACGTACTGCCCGTGCCGGCCCTGGCCGTCGAGGCCCTGGTACGCGAGGTGGCCCGCGTCGGCCACGTGGCCATTCGCATGGTGAGCGCGGCGCTCCACGGCGCAAGTCAGATCGATCTGGCGCGCGACCATGCCATCGTCACCCAACTGGACGCCGCTATTGCCACCTTTGTGGAGCGCATGAACCGCTCGGCCATGCCCCAGCGCGCCAGCGAGCGTTTGGCGCAGGTACTCAGGGTGCTGCGTTACCACGAAACCACCGCAGAACAAGCCAAAGCCGCCGCACCACTGGGCCATATCGCGCCCAAAGAAAGGCTCGCACAGACCGCCCATGCCGCGTTCTTGGTCCAGACCGAAGCCTTGCTGGCCCTGTGCGACCCACAAGCTTATGACCCAGAAACAGCGGCCCTGGACGCCGCCGCCAGCGAAATGGAAACCGCTTACGAAACCCTGAAAGCCAGCCTGCTGGCCGCCGGCGCCGTGGGCGGCACCCGCCTGTCTGATATGGAAGAAGCCCTGCGCCGCTACAGCGCCCTTCGCCGCGCTGCGCAACAAGCCACCAAAGCCCGCCGGCGTTGGCCCGCCCCGGATTCGCCTTCCGAGCCGTGA
- a CDS encoding recombinase family protein, with protein MIAKKTNSGDGKHIGYVRVSSADQNDARQLDGVALDKTFTDKASGKNTDRPQLQAMLEFVREGDQIYVHSMDRLSRSLRDLQDVVERLTAKGISVTFVKENLRFDPPATGTDAHQTAYSTLMLQLLGAVGQFERALIKERQREGIAIAKAKNVYKGRKKVLDKAEIARLKKMEAEGLSKVEIAETLGISRASVYVYLKKSEPLSQ; from the coding sequence ATGATTGCCAAGAAGACAAATAGCGGCGACGGCAAGCACATCGGCTACGTTCGCGTCAGCAGTGCAGATCAGAACGATGCTCGTCAACTTGACGGCGTGGCGCTAGACAAGACTTTCACCGACAAGGCCAGCGGCAAAAATACAGACCGTCCACAATTGCAAGCCATGCTCGAATTTGTGCGCGAAGGAGACCAAATCTATGTCCATAGCATGGACCGACTGTCTCGCAGCTTAAGGGATTTGCAAGACGTGGTTGAGCGGCTGACTGCTAAGGGCATCAGCGTGACGTTTGTGAAGGAAAACTTGAGGTTTGATCCTCCAGCAACTGGCACCGATGCACACCAGACGGCGTATTCAACACTGATGCTGCAATTGCTTGGCGCTGTGGGACAGTTTGAGCGAGCACTGATTAAAGAACGCCAACGCGAGGGCATCGCCATCGCCAAGGCCAAGAATGTTTACAAAGGTAGAAAGAAAGTACTGGATAAAGCCGAAATCGCAAGGTTGAAAAAGATGGAGGCAGAAGGATTGTCAAAAGTTGAGATTGCAGAAACGCTTGGAATCTCTCGGGCCAGCGTCTATGTGTACTTGAAGAAATCCGAACCGCTCTCCCAATGA
- a CDS encoding type I restriction endonuclease subunit M, with the protein MSNETTTNADDSRSQTPVTIITNSAKFSLGQVVATPGALALLQTTGRSAACLLARHLHGDWGDICRDDAAMNEQAITDGSRIMSVYRLVDVERHKATPKQRRSDLPTVWIITDGTNGAGQREATTFLLPEDY; encoded by the coding sequence ATGAGCAATGAAACCACCACCAATGCCGACGACTCGCGTTCACAAACGCCAGTCACCATCATCACCAACTCGGCAAAGTTCTCTCTAGGCCAAGTCGTTGCCACACCAGGCGCACTGGCTCTGCTTCAGACGACTGGACGCAGTGCAGCCTGTCTGCTGGCCCGACATCTGCATGGAGATTGGGGCGACATCTGCCGGGATGACGCTGCCATGAACGAACAAGCCATCACTGACGGATCACGAATCATGAGCGTCTACAGACTGGTGGACGTTGAAAGACACAAGGCCACGCCAAAACAACGACGCTCCGATCTGCCAACAGTCTGGATCATCACTGACGGAACCAATGGCGCTGGCCAGCGCGAAGCAACGACTTTCCTCTTGCCCGAGGACTATTGA